Within uncultured Roseibium sp., the genomic segment GCGCGCGTTTGCGGAGAAGTATTGTGCGTGTTTCGCCGCTGATTGTTGTTACCCCGGGTCGCCTGATCGAGGATCGTTTTCCCGATTGCCCCAATTGCAACCCCTGCAATGAATTCACCGGCTCCACCCGCATGGGCGGAGGTAACACTAAAAGCAAGTATTACGGATGCGATCGTGACTTTTCCGCACTTTGTCATGACGCCATTGCTCCACAAAAAAATATTTAATGCTATGTTAACAATAACGGCCGTCTCGACGGGAGACAACCTGCGCTAGAGGAATTATTGCAACAAAGTTAAGAAACAGACATTCTTATGCGATAGTCAATCGGAAGGGGCAAAACGGCTGGCATCGTTGATTGCACGGCGCGCGATCAGGAGGTATCTCAGCCCTCTTTGACCGGCAGTACTGGGAAACAGAATTCGTTTCCATGTCTCCGTGTTGAATGACCGTGTGCCAAAATATCAGGCGACTTGAAAGGCAGTCGAAACACGTATTCTTGGAATAGTGGGCGCCTCTGAAGCAAGTATGGCTTCGCGAAGTGAATCATATTGAGGGTAGGGACGAATACAAAATGCGCTCCGGCTTTTTCATTACTCCGTTTTTCTTGTTTGCATTTGCATGCGGTGCGCTATCCTCCACTTCTGGCGCAGCTCAAAACCGCTGTCCTTCCGACGAGAAGGATTTGCTCCGGAAAGCTGAGCAAAGCGAACAGCTTGAGATCGTGGAGCAATATCTCACCTGCTTTCCGACATCGGACAACGCGCCGCGTATCCGCGACCGGCAAAAGGTCATGCGCGAAGAAGCTATATGGAATGAAGTTCGCGAGCGCGACACGACTGAAGGCTATCGAAGCTACATGATACGCTATCCCGGCGGGCGTTACTACGATATCGCCCGCGCGGCGATAGACCGGCTCAGCAAACTTTTCCGGTATGACAGATGGGAACTTCTAGGCAATGGCGTAACGTTCCGAAATGATCTCGATTTGAAGGGATGTTTCCAGAAATGCAAGGACGACAGTGCCTGCGGCGGCTTCACCTTTATGGGCGCGCAAAACGAATGTCGTCAGATCGAAGAGGTCACCGGACGGAGGGAGAACCGGCAAGCACTCTCCGGCGCGCGCGCAAGGCGGATTCCCGAGGTGAAGTCTCCGGCAGTGCCTCCCGCAACATCTCGGGCTGAAACACCGCAGTTTCGTGTCGAGGCCAACAAGGATTATGACAACAGCGCGGCCCCCCATGCCGATATCGGACGGATCGACAACATCGGTCAGATCGAGTGCGAGCGGGCCTGCGCACAGCGCAGCGATTGTAAAGCGTATACGCATAACACCCAGAAGCGCGTGTGTTTCCTCAAGAGCGGCGTCAGTCGGGCCATTCCTTTTATAGGGGCAATATCGGGCTACAAGGTTTCGCAGGGGGGGCAAGGCAATACCGGTTCTACGGTCTCTCGCCAGAGTGCCGCGCCAACGACCCCGCCGCCATCCTCTTCCCGTTCGCACATGAAAGTCATTTTCGATAAGGATCTCGCCAATGA encodes:
- a CDS encoding PAN/Apple domain-containing protein, which gives rise to MRSGFFITPFFLFAFACGALSSTSGAAQNRCPSDEKDLLRKAEQSEQLEIVEQYLTCFPTSDNAPRIRDRQKVMREEAIWNEVRERDTTEGYRSYMIRYPGGRYYDIARAAIDRLSKLFRYDRWELLGNGVTFRNDLDLKGCFQKCKDDSACGGFTFMGAQNECRQIEEVTGRRENRQALSGARARRIPEVKSPAVPPATSRAETPQFRVEANKDYDNSAAPHADIGRIDNIGQIECERACAQRSDCKAYTHNTQKRVCFLKSGVSRAIPFIGAISGYKVSQGGQGNTGSTVSRQSAAPTTPPPSSSRSHMKVIFDKDLANDSDPAADYSRYVRVSLKQCIDICNEDDRCRAFTYNKVIGPTCILKTSYQQTKRYRGAASGMKIP